In Nicotiana tabacum cultivar K326 chromosome 17, ASM71507v2, whole genome shotgun sequence, one DNA window encodes the following:
- the LOC107797672 gene encoding receptor-like protein EIX2: MRGLYLVLVQFFFLTITFKFSSCAGICKENEKRALLMLKKEANDPTNVLSTWIDGEDCCNWEGILCHNVTGSVIELSINGWDYAEIKGLKIDNFHWLSSLENLNRLDMSGVDLSEATNWTEVINMLPSLVNLRFSNCSLHSIPSLFDHNNSVLENLDLSLNNFSSPIPGWVFSFSNLVSLEFIGSNFIASFPKGPFNLTSFTTLSASSNLFSSVLPQWLFDLNNLEYLDLSNSLLEGQIPSGVGHFCKLSYLNLAINNLNSTIPNWLYGCKNLETLNLRENKLEGTVSDLISNLTSLTSIDMSVNLLSGKLPSVIGKLGKLEDLDLSENRFEGEVSEIFNTMNDCPPIGSGNCSSLRTLRLNDNKLVGNLPKSFGQLSNLQFCFMENNKLEGVLTEDHFTNLTNLKFFQASKSNLTLSVSSDWIPPFQASDILIGGWRLGPKFPLWIQSQQSIMNMDISNAGIVGEVPTWFWNLSSQIRFLNISHNQLIGEIPTFSISSDSIGSGGPWLIYLNSNNFSGSLPHIPTMVTELDLSNNSLSKGLTNFLCDKRNESYMLTILHLGGNHLSEEIPDCWMNWPELEVLNLGENKLSGGIPRSIGALSKLKSWDLKRNRLSGPLPSSLNNCTNLWKIDLNENELDGNLPTWLGTKLSNLTVLSLRSNKFDGELPPEFCQLSDLQILDLANNKLFGEIPMCVNNFTAMVNGRKVITDADEEMDYSYYVGVFRESARVATKGNIYQYDTILSLFTSMDLSNNNLSGNIPMNLTSLVGLRSLNFSNNHLIGSIPKDIGNMKVLESLDLSNNQLSGEIPRSISSLFSLSHLNVSHNNLSGRIPVSTQLQTFSSSSFSGNKLCGLPLSERCSDEGENPEVGNEEVDRSEDDNEVEWFYISMAIGFIVTFWGVSAPLLFIRPWRHAYYRFLDRK, translated from the coding sequence ATGAGAGGGCTGTACCTAGTACTTGTCCAGTTTTTCTTTTTGACAATTACATTTAAATTTAGTTCTTGTGCTGGAATTTGCAAAGAAAATGAGAAACGTGCTTTGCTAATGTTAAAGAAAGAAGCAAATGATCCAACAAATGTACTCTCCACTTGGATTGATGGCGAAGATTGCTGTAATTGGGAAGGAATTTTATGTCACAATGTAACTGGTTCTGTTATTGAGTTATCCATTAATGGTTGGGATTATGCTGAAATTAAAGGTCTAAAGATTGATAATTTCCATTGGTTGTCAAGTCTTGAAAATCTTAATCGTTTGGACATGTCAGGTGTGGATTTAAGTGAAGCTACAAACTGGACTGAGGTGATTAACATGCTTCCTTCTTTGGTTAATCTTCGTTTTTCGAATTGTAGTCTTCATTCAATTCCTTCTCTATTTGATCATAATAATTCTGTTCTTGAAAATCTTGATCTTTCTTTGAATAACTTTAGTTCTCCTATTCCTGGGTGGGTTTTCAGTTTTAGTAATCTTGTTTCTCTTGAATTCATTGGAAGTAATTTCATTGCTTCATTTCCTAAGGGTCCTTTTAACCTGACTTCTTTCACAACATTAAGTGCTTCTAGCAATTTATTTAGTTCTGTTTTGCCTCAATGGTTATTTGATCTAAATAATCTTGAATATCTTGACCTGAGTAATAGTCTTTTAGAGGGTCAAATACCAAGTGGAGTTGGACATTTTTGCAAACTTAGTTATCTTAACCTTGCTATTAATAACCTGAATTCCACTATCCCAAATTGGCTATATGGATGCAAAAATCTTGAAACACTTAACCTGAGGGAAAACAAACTTGAGGGAACAGTTTCAGATCTCATTTCAAATTTGACATCTCTAACTAGTATTGATATGTCTGTAAATTTACTATCTGGAAAATTACCAAGTGTAATTGGAAAGTTAGGGAAATTAGAAGATCTTGATCTCTCAGAAAATCGATTCGAAGGAGAAGTATCTGAGATTTTCAATACTATGAATGATTGCCCTCCAATAGGCTCAGGAAATTGTTCTTCTTTGAGGACTTTAAGACTAAATGACAACAAACTAGTTGGAAATCTTCCGAAAAGTTTTGGCCAACTTTCAAATCTACAATTCTGTTTCATGGAAAATAATAAGTTGGAAGGGGTGTTAACAGAAGATCATTTCACGAACTTGACAAATTTGAAGTTTTTCCAAGCATCTAAGAGTAATTTGACTTTAAGTGTGAGTTCTGATTGGATTCCGCCTTTCCAAGCTAGTGACATTTTAATAGGCGGTTGGCGCTTAGGCCCTAAGTTCCCTTTGTGGATCCAATCTCAACAATCAATAATGAATATGGACATATCAAATGCTGGAATAGTAGGTGAAGTTCCAACTTGGTTCTGGAACTTATCGTCTCAAATTCGTTTCCTCAATATTTCTCATAACCAACTTATTGGTGAAATTCCAACTTTCTCAATTTCCTCTGATTCCATTGGAAGTGGAGGTCCTTGGTTAATATACTTGAATTCCAACAACTTTAGTGGTTCACTCCCTCATATTCCAACCATGGTAACTGAGTTAGACCTTTCGAATAACTCTTTGTCAAAAGGTTTAACAAACTTCTTGTGCGATAAAAGGAATGAATCTTACATGTTAACGATTCTACATTTAGGGGGAAATCATTTGTCTGAAGAAATTCCTGATTGTTGGATGAATTGGCCGGAGTTGGAAGTCCTCAACTTGGGAGAAAATAAGCTAAGTGGAGGTATTCCAAGATCCATTGGGGCTTTAAGCAAATTGAAATCTTGGGACTTGAAAAGAAACAGACTTTCCGGTCCATTGCCTTCATCCTTAAACAACTGCACAAATTTGTGGAAAATAGACTTGAATGAGAATGAGCTAGATGGAAATTTACCAACTTGGTTGGGTACAAAGCTTTCAAATTTGACAGTCCTGAGTCTTCGGTCAAACAAATTCGATGGTGAATTACCTCCAGAATTTTGCCAACTCAGTGATCTCCAAATCTTGGATCTTGCCAACAACAAGTTATTTGGAGAAATACCAATGTGTGTTAACAATTTCACAGCAATGGTCAATGGAAGGAAGGTAATTACAGATGCAGATGAGGAGATGGACTATTCTTATTATGTTGGAGTTTTCAGAGAGAGTGCAAGAGTAGCAACTAAGGGTAATATTTACCAGTATGATACCATTTTGTCATTGTTTACAAGTATGGATCTTTCTAACAATAATCTTTCTGGAAACATTCCTATGAATCTTACAAGTCTTGTTGGATTGAGATCATTAAATTTCTCCAACAATCACTTGATTGGTAGTATTCCAAAGGACATTGGTAATATGAAGGTGTTGGAATCACTTGATCTTTCAAATAATCAACTTTCTGGTGAAATACCACGAAGTATTTCGAGTTTGTTTTCTTTGAGCCACTTGAATGTATCTCACAACAACTTATCAGGGAGGATTCCAGTGAGCACTCAGCTTCAAACTTTTAGCTCTTCAAGTTTTTCTGGAAATAAACTTTGTGGGCTTCCGCTTTCGGAGAGATGCAGTGATGAAGGTGAAAATCCTGAGGTTGGAAATGAAGAAGTTGACAGAAGTGAAGATGATAATGAAGTGGAGTGGTTCTATATTTCAATGGCAATAGGATTTATTGTGACTTTTTGGGGTGTAAGTGCTCCTTTGCTTTTCATCAGACCATGGAGACATGCCTATTATCGTTTTTTAGATAGAAAATAG